Proteins from a single region of Streptomyces griseiscabiei:
- a CDS encoding ATP-binding SpoIIE family protein phosphatase, whose translation MPRVWEVPVHDSTRVRDARVAAEAAAARAGLDEDRAAGCALVATELATNLLKHAGGGLILLDVVSRPAPERADGAAPMVQIVAIDHGPGVRDVAGALRDGFSTTSSLGAGLGTCRRVADDFDLHSTVGRGTIALARLGARSGRRGSPAPSPAGALRAGGVNVPFAGAEFSGDAWAWARSGEVTTVMLADGLGHGVAAARASSAAVEQLYRAPELPPAQLLRRLEGALRDTRGAAVAVAQLDVGAGRLLFAGIGNIGARLRTGADWQPLLSRPGIVGAHRAAHVPQHETAWGDDCLLVLHSDGLPSRWSPGPAAHSPSLDPAVIAAVIVRDASSPARPVRDDTTVAVLVPTSPDRRP comes from the coding sequence ATGCCACGCGTCTGGGAGGTTCCGGTGCACGACTCGACCCGGGTGCGCGACGCCCGGGTGGCCGCCGAGGCAGCGGCGGCGCGGGCCGGGCTGGACGAGGACCGCGCCGCCGGCTGCGCGCTGGTGGCCACCGAGCTGGCGACCAATCTGCTCAAGCACGCCGGGGGCGGGCTGATACTGCTGGACGTGGTGTCCCGGCCCGCGCCGGAACGGGCGGACGGCGCGGCCCCGATGGTGCAGATCGTGGCGATCGACCACGGGCCGGGCGTCCGCGATGTCGCGGGCGCGCTGCGCGACGGGTTCTCCACGACGTCCTCGCTCGGCGCGGGTCTCGGCACCTGCCGCCGGGTCGCCGACGACTTCGATCTGCACAGCACGGTCGGCCGGGGCACCATCGCCCTGGCCCGGCTCGGCGCCCGGTCGGGACGTCGCGGCTCCCCTGCCCCCTCCCCCGCCGGGGCCCTGCGCGCCGGAGGCGTCAACGTGCCCTTCGCCGGCGCGGAGTTCTCCGGCGACGCCTGGGCCTGGGCCCGGTCGGGCGAGGTCACCACAGTGATGCTCGCCGACGGCCTGGGCCACGGCGTGGCGGCGGCCCGTGCCTCCTCGGCCGCCGTGGAACAGCTGTACCGGGCTCCCGAGCTGCCTCCCGCGCAGCTGCTGCGGCGGCTGGAGGGTGCGCTGCGCGACACCCGGGGCGCCGCCGTCGCCGTCGCCCAACTCGACGTCGGAGCCGGGCGGTTGCTGTTCGCCGGCATCGGCAACATCGGGGCGCGGCTGCGGACCGGCGCCGACTGGCAGCCGTTGCTGTCGCGGCCCGGCATAGTCGGCGCCCACCGGGCCGCCCATGTCCCGCAGCACGAGACGGCCTGGGGCGACGACTGTCTGCTCGTGCTGCACAGCGACGGTCTGCCCAGCCGCTGGAGTCCGGGCCCCGCCGCCCACAGCCCCTCCCTCGACCCCGCTGTGATCGCCGCCGTGATCGTGCGCGACGCGAGCAGCCCCGCACGGCCGGTACGCGACGACACCACCGTCGCCGTACTGGTCCCCACCTCGCCGGACCGCCGCCCATGA
- a CDS encoding PP2C family protein-serine/threonine phosphatase, which translates to MTRTWHVSSVTDAARARIATARLAGAHGVAPTDRARLVSVLTAQLRQCLTKGGTWLLTARVTTARPGGCRFLVEVTSANRRPGEYRQPWRLTVACSEEGRLPDSEHVAADPATFAEALFGADEDAALLLERLDEQEALASFHREELHQTNQGVLALHAELDAAGRAQRELFAAEQKARREAENARGRLTFLADASAALTASLNPDAVVRLLPSLLVPRYARTADVWLFDGEGDMARGGPRPAAAVVAARRGRPQYAADHPGGLPGVDDQPPSALDPARPLLCVPLTTRGAPLGVLTLSPPDDERWDADDAFMLIELARRAGVALENARRFEHNRDIAETLQRALLTELPATPGLRLAARYLPATRGMNIGGDWYDAFRQPDGGLITVIGDVTGHGLRAAVMMSQLRTALRAYAVDGETPGQLLTRLHLFLHHLQPDLYATAVIARFHPREPTLTWAAAGHPPPVLRSPDGRVRILDAKPGAMLGIPLRQEIADHTVPLAPGSTLALYTDGLVERRAQGIDPGIERLASALGGLPAATLDDDLEESADRLLEPLLDEEHEDDVCLLLCHVHSEAGQVTVRSG; encoded by the coding sequence ATGACCCGTACCTGGCATGTCAGTTCCGTCACCGACGCCGCGCGGGCGCGGATCGCGACCGCGCGGCTGGCCGGCGCGCACGGGGTCGCGCCGACCGACCGGGCGCGGCTGGTGTCCGTGCTCACCGCGCAGCTGCGGCAGTGCCTCACCAAGGGCGGCACCTGGCTGCTGACCGCGCGGGTCACCACGGCGCGGCCCGGTGGCTGCCGGTTCCTGGTCGAGGTGACGTCGGCGAACCGGCGGCCGGGCGAGTACCGGCAGCCCTGGCGGCTGACGGTCGCCTGCTCGGAGGAGGGGCGGCTGCCGGACAGCGAGCATGTGGCCGCCGATCCGGCGACGTTCGCGGAGGCCCTGTTCGGGGCCGACGAGGACGCTGCGCTGCTGCTGGAGAGGCTCGACGAGCAGGAGGCGCTGGCCTCGTTCCACCGCGAGGAACTGCACCAGACCAACCAGGGTGTGCTCGCGCTGCACGCCGAGCTGGACGCGGCCGGGCGCGCACAGCGCGAGCTGTTCGCGGCCGAACAGAAGGCCCGCAGGGAGGCCGAGAACGCGCGCGGCCGGCTGACCTTCCTCGCCGACGCCAGCGCCGCGCTGACCGCCTCCCTCAACCCGGACGCGGTCGTACGGCTGCTGCCCTCGCTCCTGGTGCCCCGCTACGCCCGCACCGCCGACGTATGGCTGTTCGACGGGGAGGGCGACATGGCGCGCGGCGGGCCGCGGCCGGCCGCCGCCGTCGTCGCGGCCCGGCGCGGGCGGCCGCAGTACGCCGCCGACCATCCGGGCGGGCTGCCCGGTGTCGACGACCAGCCGCCCTCGGCGCTGGATCCCGCCCGGCCGCTGCTGTGCGTGCCGTTGACGACCCGGGGCGCGCCGCTGGGTGTGCTGACGCTGTCGCCGCCCGACGACGAACGCTGGGACGCCGACGACGCGTTCATGCTGATCGAGCTGGCCCGGCGGGCCGGTGTCGCCCTGGAGAACGCCCGGCGCTTCGAGCACAACCGCGACATCGCCGAGACCCTGCAACGGGCCCTGCTCACCGAACTGCCCGCGACGCCGGGCCTGCGGCTGGCGGCACGCTATCTGCCGGCCACCCGGGGCATGAACATCGGCGGCGACTGGTACGACGCCTTCCGCCAGCCCGACGGCGGCCTGATCACCGTGATCGGTGATGTCACCGGGCACGGGCTGCGCGCCGCGGTGATGATGAGCCAGCTGCGGACCGCGCTGCGCGCCTACGCCGTCGACGGCGAGACACCCGGTCAGCTCCTCACCCGGCTCCATCTGTTCCTGCACCATCTGCAGCCCGACCTGTACGCCACCGCCGTCATCGCCCGCTTCCATCCGCGGGAGCCCACTCTCACCTGGGCCGCCGCGGGGCATCCGCCACCGGTGCTGCGCTCGCCCGACGGGCGGGTGCGGATCCTGGACGCCAAGCCCGGCGCGATGCTCGGCATCCCCCTGCGGCAGGAGATCGCCGACCACACCGTCCCGCTGGCGCCCGGCTCGACCCTGGCGCTCTACACGGACGGGCTGGTGGAACGCCGGGCCCAGGGCATAGACCCGGGCATCGAGCGGCTGGCCTCGGCCCTCGGGGGGCTCCCGGCCGCCACCCTCGACGACGATCTCGAAGAGTCCGCCGACCGGCTCCTGGAACCCCTGCTGGACGAGGAGCACGAGGACGACGTGTGTCTGCTGCTGTGCCATGTGCACAGCGAGGCGGGACAGGTCACGGTCCGGAGCGGCTGA
- a CDS encoding MarR family winged helix-turn-helix transcriptional regulator — MTGPADLDRQVLDAVENLVPLWFSAVEDVVPRLSPRQILALRAIRRRPELNLTALAEQLGVGLPTASRLCDRLEAAGLLQRCVHLDDRREVRLLVTERGHGFLVEVTERLSARLGDVLAALPAAERTRVEQVLRALGGPVSRSGP, encoded by the coding sequence ATGACCGGCCCCGCCGACCTCGACCGGCAGGTTCTCGACGCTGTGGAGAACCTGGTGCCGCTCTGGTTCTCGGCGGTGGAGGACGTCGTCCCCCGGCTGTCCCCGAGACAGATCCTGGCACTCCGCGCGATACGCCGCCGGCCCGAGCTGAACCTGACCGCGCTGGCCGAGCAGCTGGGTGTCGGTCTGCCGACGGCCAGCCGGCTCTGCGACCGTCTCGAAGCGGCCGGTCTGCTCCAGCGGTGCGTCCACCTCGACGACCGGCGCGAGGTGCGGCTGCTGGTGACGGAACGCGGCCACGGCTTCCTCGTGGAGGTCACCGAGCGGCTGTCGGCACGGCTCGGCGACGTGCTGGCGGCGCTGCCGGCGGCCGAACGGACCCGGGTCGAGCAGGTGCTGCGGGCCCTGGGGGGACCCGTCAGCCGCTCCGGACCGTGA
- a CDS encoding SAM-dependent methyltransferase, whose product MAEGHPTPDQEALSKIDTTVPHSARIWNYWMGGKDNYEVDREAGDAYREIAPNIETMARASRVYLIRTVTFVARERGIRQFLDIGTGLPTYDNTHQVAQKVAPESRIVYVDNDPLVLRHAQALLTSTPEGVTDYVDADLHDPEAILEAAGKILDLDKPVALMLMGILGHIQDYEEAKDIVRRLQAALPSGSYFVHYDSTDTDAELKRAQDGYDDTGAVPYVLRSPRQLHAYYEGLELLEPGIVSCPLWRAEPGTSPEPTDVYGGVAYKA is encoded by the coding sequence ATGGCAGAAGGCCACCCCACTCCCGACCAGGAAGCCCTGTCGAAGATCGACACCACGGTGCCGCACTCGGCCCGTATCTGGAACTACTGGATGGGCGGCAAGGACAACTACGAGGTCGACCGCGAGGCGGGCGACGCCTACCGGGAGATCGCCCCCAACATCGAGACGATGGCCCGCGCCTCCCGCGTGTACCTCATCCGCACGGTCACCTTCGTGGCCCGCGAGCGCGGGATCCGCCAGTTCCTGGACATCGGCACCGGCCTTCCGACGTACGACAACACCCACCAGGTCGCCCAGAAGGTCGCCCCCGAGTCCCGCATCGTCTACGTCGACAACGACCCGCTGGTACTGCGGCACGCGCAGGCGCTCCTCACCAGCACCCCCGAGGGGGTCACCGACTACGTCGACGCCGATCTGCACGACCCCGAGGCCATCCTCGAAGCCGCCGGGAAGATCCTCGACCTCGACAAGCCGGTGGCGCTGATGTTGATGGGCATCCTCGGCCACATCCAGGACTACGAGGAGGCCAAGGACATCGTCCGCCGCCTCCAGGCGGCCCTGCCGTCCGGCAGCTACTTCGTCCACTACGACAGCACGGACACCGACGCCGAACTCAAGCGCGCCCAGGACGGCTACGACGACACCGGCGCCGTCCCGTACGTGCTGCGCAGCCCCCGTCAGCTGCACGCCTACTACGAGGGCCTGGAACTGCTGGAGCCCGGCATCGTCTCCTGCCCGCTGTGGCGCGCCGAGCCGGGCACGAGCCCCGAGCCGACGGACGTGTACGGGGGAGTGGCCTACAAGGCGTGA
- a CDS encoding DUF397 domain-containing protein — MARTPDGPVHSGMPAAELGAEGWRKPWSGTNGGSCVEAKRLPDGRVAFRQSTDPDGPALVYSREEMVAFLEGAKAGEADFLIA, encoded by the coding sequence ATGGCAAGGACACCCGACGGCCCCGTCCACAGCGGTATGCCTGCGGCGGAACTCGGTGCGGAGGGCTGGCGCAAGCCCTGGAGCGGTACGAACGGTGGTTCCTGTGTGGAGGCGAAGCGGCTGCCCGACGGCCGCGTGGCCTTCCGGCAGTCCACGGATCCGGACGGGCCGGCGCTTGTGTACTCCCGGGAGGAGATGGTGGCGTTCCTGGAGGGGGCGAAGGCGGGGGAGGCCGACTTTCTGATTGCCTGA
- a CDS encoding helix-turn-helix domain-containing protein: MVLGKRLRQLRERAGVSFDEAARAIEVTALTVRRMEKAEVGLRIPYVKELLRTYGVSGTEIEGFLALAREANQPGWWHKFRDVLPEWFSAYVSLESEAAVIRLYEPQYVPGLLQTHDYAAALIRVGFPNASPEEVERHVALRLRRQDLLVKPEAPAVWAILDETVLRRPVGGPEVMRAQLDRLTEATERPKIRIQIMRFAAGPHPGAYGPFHYFRFGFSELPDIVYTEGLAGAQYVDQPVDVVTYLEVLDRMSVQAEPVARTRDILAALRKEL, translated from the coding sequence ATGGTCCTCGGCAAGCGGCTCCGCCAGCTGCGGGAGCGGGCCGGTGTCTCCTTCGACGAGGCCGCCCGCGCCATCGAGGTCACCGCGCTGACGGTCCGCCGGATGGAGAAGGCCGAGGTCGGTCTCCGCATCCCCTACGTGAAGGAGCTGCTGCGTACCTACGGGGTCTCCGGCACCGAGATCGAGGGCTTCCTCGCCCTGGCCCGCGAGGCCAACCAGCCCGGCTGGTGGCACAAGTTCCGCGATGTGCTGCCCGAGTGGTTCAGCGCCTACGTGAGCCTGGAGAGCGAAGCCGCCGTCATCCGGCTCTACGAACCCCAGTACGTCCCGGGCCTGTTGCAGACCCACGACTACGCCGCGGCCCTCATCCGGGTCGGCTTCCCCAACGCGAGCCCGGAGGAGGTCGAACGACACGTCGCCCTGCGCCTCAGACGCCAGGACCTGCTGGTCAAGCCCGAGGCGCCGGCGGTCTGGGCCATCCTCGACGAGACCGTGCTGCGCCGGCCGGTGGGCGGCCCCGAGGTGATGCGGGCCCAGCTCGACCGGCTCACCGAGGCGACGGAACGGCCCAAGATCAGGATCCAGATCATGCGGTTCGCGGCCGGACCCCACCCCGGGGCGTACGGCCCGTTCCACTACTTCCGGTTCGGTTTCTCCGAACTCCCCGACATCGTCTACACCGAGGGCCTCGCGGGCGCCCAGTACGTCGACCAGCCCGTGGACGTCGTGACCTATCTGGAGGTCCTGGACCGGATGTCCGTGCAGGCGGAACCGGTCGCTCGGACCAGGGACATCCTGGCGGCACTACGCAAGGAGTTGTGA
- a CDS encoding tetratricopeptide repeat protein: MAAVTNGLPRNPVKGAGGPNKPLAAALKEAGCSYASLALRVNDLGRCQGAETNYDKASVTRWLQGQQPRGNTPELIAAVLGERLGRALTPADLGFPLDRGRPVTGRALMFVENVSETLHTLAELGSTDISRRSLLGSVPFVPGALTNPQRAWLLWLVESRDAPRLAPVSGGGPVEQVHAMLRMFDEMDNHYGGGGIRTSIVQYLTTEVIPLLQQRGLPPHHRRELFAAAARLAAMAGWSSYDAGEYGLAQRYMTQGLRLCAEGRDHVLGGQILAGLSHLATSLGRPDEGVALARAGVATAKDSGSPLGLMRLHAMSARGHAALGRPRETAEALRAAEKQLDASRGAAQESPWVRFLDHHYLQAESAVCFRDLGLAAQAEHTASESVRAHADRRRRQAISRSVLATAHLQQNRLDEAIATADDALEALGGVHSERSIQALRDFRGRLATRRHEPLVQDFERRSRVVLGTAA; this comes from the coding sequence ATGGCCGCCGTGACGAACGGATTACCGAGGAACCCGGTCAAGGGGGCCGGCGGGCCCAACAAGCCGCTGGCGGCAGCCCTGAAGGAGGCCGGCTGCTCGTACGCCTCCCTGGCCCTGCGGGTCAACGACCTGGGCCGCTGTCAGGGCGCGGAGACCAACTACGACAAGGCCTCCGTCACCCGCTGGCTGCAGGGCCAGCAACCTCGGGGAAACACACCGGAGTTGATCGCCGCGGTCCTCGGCGAACGGCTGGGCCGCGCGCTCACTCCGGCCGACCTCGGTTTTCCGCTGGATCGCGGACGACCGGTGACGGGACGGGCGTTGATGTTTGTCGAGAACGTGTCGGAGACCCTGCACACCCTGGCGGAGCTGGGCTCCACCGACATCTCGCGGCGCAGTCTGCTCGGTTCGGTGCCGTTCGTGCCGGGGGCCCTGACGAACCCTCAGCGGGCCTGGCTGCTCTGGCTGGTGGAGAGCCGGGACGCGCCCCGGCTCGCGCCGGTGTCGGGCGGCGGGCCGGTGGAGCAGGTCCACGCGATGCTCCGCATGTTCGACGAGATGGACAACCACTACGGCGGCGGTGGCATCCGCACGAGCATCGTGCAGTACCTCACCACCGAGGTCATCCCGCTGCTCCAGCAGCGCGGTCTGCCGCCGCACCACCGGCGCGAGCTGTTCGCCGCCGCTGCCCGGCTGGCCGCGATGGCGGGCTGGAGCTCGTACGACGCCGGGGAGTACGGCCTCGCCCAGCGGTACATGACGCAGGGGCTGAGGCTCTGCGCGGAGGGCCGTGACCATGTGCTGGGCGGGCAGATCCTGGCCGGGCTGTCCCATCTGGCGACCAGCCTCGGCCGCCCCGACGAGGGGGTGGCGCTGGCCCGCGCCGGGGTCGCCACCGCCAAGGACTCGGGCAGTCCGCTGGGCCTGATGCGGCTGCACGCCATGTCCGCGCGCGGGCACGCGGCGCTGGGCCGGCCCCGGGAGACCGCCGAGGCGCTGCGCGCCGCCGAGAAACAGCTCGACGCGAGCCGGGGCGCGGCCCAGGAGTCCCCCTGGGTGCGGTTCCTCGACCACCACTACCTCCAGGCCGAGTCCGCCGTCTGCTTCCGTGACCTGGGGCTGGCCGCGCAGGCCGAGCACACCGCGAGCGAGTCGGTGCGCGCCCACGCCGACCGCCGCCGACGCCAGGCCATCAGCCGGTCGGTCCTCGCGACGGCCCACCTCCAGCAGAACCGCCTGGACGAGGCCATCGCCACGGCCGACGACGCCCTCGAAGCGCTCGGCGGCGTGCACAGCGAACGCTCCATCCAGGCCCTCCGCGACTTCCGCGGCCGCCTCGCGACCCGCCGCCACGAACCCCTCGTCCAGGACTTCGAACGCCGGTCGAGGGTGGTCCTGGGGACCGCCGCCTGA